The following are encoded in a window of Acidobacteriota bacterium genomic DNA:
- a CDS encoding SUMF1/EgtB/PvdO family nonheme iron enzyme, producing MRKGYMIMAFCLCLSGCTAAVVDCWCPQVTNVLGWKTELAFYNPGTRIANAFVMRYNADGVLQGDFLIIPVPPLAWASVPSADMSYNGTARVTSDRLLKVKAAFQSGTSPSLCEIFLTSERCREWILPNSVRSWMDYTGISMVNPGADPVLVELEAWMGGVRVGTTQVTLGAGDQYVRLSNEIWEGIEYTEFDTFRIRCGTPLPAPIGITGNYSGDRHLFFGGQPLQDPEEPVDDEADPPAGDQVFYDPIVGVLRFVPPGNFTQGSSVNEPCRSADEAQFSHTLTYKLAVMETELSYGDWLYLHNLQPTLPAKSIDYLSWPVECSWYEAVLYANLLSKQNSLKPCYYIDPAFISPLSAANYTTGICYCDWNADGFRLPTEGEWEYLCRAGTTTPFWIPEPNYTAERCGDINADYDAYDQLETAAYFFGNWLPGTHGISVYGLAVNPWNLHLVHGNAEEWCWDEYAAYPTGPATDYRCEYVQSFSRILRGGYYTSRAKDCRSARRAHRDPGEISGGVRLVRSLGRVPQKGGGTGK from the coding sequence ATGCGCAAAGGTTACATGATAATGGCGTTTTGTCTTTGCTTGTCCGGTTGCACGGCGGCCGTGGTCGACTGCTGGTGCCCGCAGGTCACCAACGTCTTGGGGTGGAAGACGGAGCTGGCCTTTTACAACCCCGGGACCCGGATCGCAAATGCCTTCGTGATGCGATACAATGCGGACGGGGTTCTCCAGGGCGACTTCCTGATCATCCCCGTCCCGCCCCTGGCGTGGGCGAGCGTGCCTTCCGCCGACATGAGCTACAACGGGACGGCGCGGGTGACGTCCGACCGCCTCCTGAAGGTGAAGGCGGCCTTCCAGTCGGGCACTTCGCCGAGCCTGTGCGAGATCTTCCTGACGAGCGAGCGTTGCCGGGAGTGGATCCTCCCCAACTCGGTGCGGTCCTGGATGGACTACACGGGCATCTCCATGGTGAACCCCGGGGCCGACCCGGTCCTGGTTGAACTGGAAGCCTGGATGGGGGGCGTACGGGTGGGAACGACCCAGGTGACCTTGGGTGCCGGAGACCAGTACGTGCGCCTCAGCAACGAGATCTGGGAGGGGATCGAATACACCGAGTTCGACACGTTCCGCATCCGGTGCGGGACCCCGCTCCCCGCACCCATCGGGATCACCGGGAACTATTCGGGGGACCGGCACCTGTTTTTCGGCGGGCAGCCGCTTCAGGACCCGGAGGAACCGGTGGACGACGAGGCGGACCCGCCGGCCGGCGACCAGGTCTTCTACGACCCCATCGTCGGGGTTCTCCGCTTCGTTCCGCCGGGGAACTTCACGCAGGGGTCGTCGGTCAACGAGCCCTGCCGGTCGGCGGACGAAGCCCAGTTCTCGCACACGCTGACGTACAAGCTGGCGGTGATGGAGACGGAGTTGTCTTATGGCGATTGGTTATACCTGCATAACCTCCAACCGACATTGCCGGCAAAAAGCATAGACTATCTTTCGTGGCCGGTGGAATGTTCATGGTACGAAGCGGTGTTGTACGCCAACCTGTTGTCGAAACAGAACAGTCTAAAGCCCTGCTACTATATCGATCCGGCGTTTATATCACCCCTGTCGGCGGCCAACTACACCACCGGGATCTGTTATTGCGACTGGAACGCTGACGGGTTCCGGCTGCCGACGGAAGGAGAGTGGGAATACTTGTGCCGGGCGGGGACGACGACGCCCTTCTGGATCCCGGAGCCGAACTACACCGCGGAGAGATGTGGTGATATCAATGCAGACTATGATGCCTACGACCAACTGGAGACGGCTGCGTATTTCTTTGGAAACTGGCTTCCGGGTACACATGGTATATCGGTTTATGGACTTGCCGTGAACCCCTGGAACCTTCACCTCGTTCACGGGAACGCCGAGGAGTGGTGCTGGGACGAGTACGCAGCCTACCCGACCGGACCGGCGACAGACTACCGTTGTGAATATGTGCAGAGTTTCAGCCGTATTCTCCGGGGCGGGTATTACACGTCGAGGGCCAAGGATTGTCGTTCCGCCAGGCGGGCACACCGTGATCCGGGGGAAATCTCCGGAGGTGTGCGTTTGGTCCGCTCCCTCGGGCGCGTGCCCCAGAAAGGCGGGGGCACTGGGAAATAA
- a CDS encoding SH3 domain-containing protein, which translates to MHPHCLVTSPHRPDPGEPLVARAGDTLRVEERPTEWEGWLWSENPAGVTAWVPVAYLARDGDTARLTRDYSSRELDVDPGETLEVLEEESGWYVVRDARGRTGWVPVRVTRPA; encoded by the coding sequence TTGCATCCCCATTGCCTCGTCACCTCCCCCCACCGCCCCGACCCCGGCGAGCCCCTGGTCGCCCGGGCTGGAGACACCCTGCGCGTTGAAGAGCGCCCCACGGAGTGGGAGGGCTGGCTCTGGTCCGAAAACCCCGCCGGCGTCACCGCCTGGGTCCCCGTGGCGTACCTCGCCCGCGACGGCGACACGGCCCGCCTGACCCGGGATTATTCGTCCCGGGAACTGGACGTCGATCCCGGCGAAACCCTCGAGGTCCTCGAGGAGGAGTCGGGCTGGTACGTGGTCCGCGACGCCCGAGGCCGCACCGGCTGGGTCCCCGTCCGCGTCACCCGTCCGGCCTGA
- a CDS encoding glutamate--tRNA ligase: MSEIRVRFAPSPTGNLHVGSARTAIFNWLFARRHGGKFILRIEDTDQERSKDEYTRSIMDGMRWLGMDWDEGPEAGGERGPYFQAQRLPLYRAALDKLLAEGKAYRCFCSAERLDRMREAQVAAGQNTRYDRACLAIPPEEAKRRADAGEPFMVRVRIDADAPIAWDDLCKGPIAISPELLDDLVAAKSDGYPTYNFAVVIDDAGMGITHVVRGEDHIPNTPKQIMIYQALGIEAPRFGHIPMILGTDRSKLSKRHGATNVVDYEAQGFLAEAFFNFLTLLGWAPPDDQEILPREKMVELFDLGRVVSHGAVFDVEKLKWMNLQYIKMLDNETLYRRCEPFLAKVPGWPGDYPRETLVEMAGLFRERMNVLTDIERLSTYFFTDPDTYDEKGILTARKTPDVADVMTELAGALEKMEAFDIHPLEEIVREMAARRGFGAGKVIHPTRLAVSGRSEGPGLFEMLKVLGKKRCVRRLRAFIERRPWE, encoded by the coding sequence ATGAGTGAAATCCGCGTACGCTTCGCGCCGTCGCCCACGGGGAACCTCCACGTGGGGAGCGCCCGCACGGCCATCTTCAACTGGCTCTTCGCCCGCCGCCACGGCGGGAAGTTCATCCTCCGCATCGAGGACACCGACCAGGAACGGTCGAAGGACGAGTACACCCGCTCCATCATGGACGGGATGCGCTGGCTGGGGATGGACTGGGACGAGGGCCCCGAGGCCGGCGGCGAGCGCGGCCCCTACTTCCAGGCCCAGCGCCTGCCCCTCTACCGGGCGGCCCTGGACAAGCTCCTGGCGGAGGGGAAGGCCTACCGCTGCTTCTGCAGCGCCGAGCGCCTGGACCGGATGCGCGAGGCCCAGGTGGCCGCGGGGCAGAACACCCGCTACGACCGGGCGTGCCTGGCCATCCCGCCGGAGGAGGCGAAGCGCCGGGCGGACGCCGGCGAGCCGTTCATGGTGCGGGTGCGCATCGACGCGGACGCCCCCATCGCGTGGGACGACCTCTGCAAGGGCCCCATCGCCATCAGCCCCGAGCTGCTGGACGACCTGGTGGCCGCCAAGTCCGACGGCTACCCCACCTACAACTTCGCCGTGGTGATCGACGACGCCGGCATGGGCATCACCCACGTGGTGCGCGGCGAGGACCACATCCCCAACACGCCCAAGCAGATCATGATCTACCAGGCCCTGGGGATCGAAGCGCCCCGCTTCGGCCACATCCCCATGATCCTGGGCACCGACCGGTCCAAGCTGAGCAAGCGGCACGGCGCCACCAACGTGGTGGACTACGAGGCCCAGGGCTTCCTCGCCGAGGCCTTCTTCAACTTCCTGACCCTCCTGGGCTGGGCGCCCCCCGACGACCAGGAGATCCTCCCCCGCGAGAAGATGGTGGAGCTGTTCGACCTCGGCCGGGTGGTCTCCCACGGGGCGGTCTTCGACGTGGAGAAGCTGAAGTGGATGAACCTCCAGTACATCAAGATGCTGGACAACGAGACCCTGTACCGCCGCTGCGAGCCCTTCCTGGCGAAGGTCCCTGGCTGGCCGGGCGACTACCCCCGCGAGACCCTCGTGGAGATGGCCGGGCTCTTCCGGGAGCGGATGAACGTCCTGACGGACATCGAACGGCTCTCGACCTACTTCTTCACCGACCCCGACACCTACGACGAGAAGGGGATCCTGACGGCCCGCAAGACCCCCGACGTCGCCGACGTGATGACCGAACTGGCCGGCGCCCTGGAAAAGATGGAGGCCTTCGACATTCACCCGCTGGAGGAGATCGTTCGCGAGATGGCCGCCCGGCGCGGCTTCGGCGCAGGCAAGGTGATCCACCCCACCCGCCTGGCCGTCAGCGGCCGCTCCGAGGGCCCCGGCCTCTTCGAGATGCTGAAGGTCCTGGGGAAGAAACGCTGCGTCCGGCGCCTCCGCGCCTTCATCGAGCGGCGGCCCTGGGAGTGA
- a CDS encoding glutamine--tRNA ligase/YqeY domain fusion protein, which yields MPSTPSTPSEAAGAPIPSNFIRDIILKDNQTGKFSNRVHTRFPPEPNGYLHIGHAKSICINFGFANEFGGLCNLRFDDTNPSKEDTEYVDSIQQDVRWLGFDWADRLYYASDYFDRLYAYAEDLIRLGLAYVCDLSAEEMRAHRGTLTEPGKPSPWRDRPAEENLDLFRRMRAGEFDEGSRTLRAKIDMASPNINMRDPVIYRILKASHHRTGDAWCIYPMYDYTHCLSDAIEGITHSICTLEFEDHRPLYDWVLDVLKTPHHPQQIEFARLNLTYTVMSKRRLLALVQEGIVAGWDDPRMPTLAGMRRRGYPPEAIRDFCERIGLAKVNSTVDFALLEHCVREYLNRRAPRVMTVLRPLKLTLVNYPEDRVEMLEAVNNPEDPEAGTRQVPFSREVWIERDDFREDPPRQFFRLAPGREIRLKHAYIVKCEEVVKDPATGEVVELRCTYDPATRGGDTPDKRVVKGTAHWVSAAHAVDAEVRLYDQLFTVPFPGEPEGTDYRTQVNPASLEVLRGCKAEPGLAAAAPGSRFQFLRQGYFTVDRDSTPDRPVFNRTATLKDSWAKIEKKGC from the coding sequence ATGCCCAGCACCCCCAGCACCCCGAGCGAGGCCGCCGGCGCCCCGATTCCGTCCAACTTCATCCGGGACATCATCCTGAAGGACAACCAGACCGGCAAGTTCTCGAACCGCGTCCACACGCGCTTCCCCCCGGAGCCCAACGGCTACCTCCACATCGGCCACGCCAAGTCCATCTGCATCAACTTCGGCTTCGCCAACGAGTTCGGGGGGCTGTGCAACCTGCGCTTCGACGACACCAACCCCAGCAAGGAGGACACGGAGTACGTGGACTCCATCCAGCAGGACGTCCGCTGGTTGGGCTTCGACTGGGCCGACCGGCTCTACTACGCCTCCGACTACTTCGACCGGCTCTACGCTTACGCCGAGGACCTGATCCGGCTGGGCCTGGCGTACGTGTGCGACCTGAGCGCGGAGGAGATGCGCGCCCACCGGGGTACCCTCACCGAGCCCGGAAAACCGAGCCCCTGGCGGGACCGCCCCGCGGAGGAGAACCTCGACCTCTTCCGCCGGATGCGCGCCGGCGAGTTCGACGAGGGTTCCCGCACCCTGCGGGCGAAGATCGACATGGCCTCCCCCAACATCAACATGCGGGACCCGGTGATCTACCGCATCCTCAAGGCCTCCCACCACCGCACCGGCGACGCGTGGTGCATCTACCCCATGTACGACTACACTCACTGTCTCTCCGACGCCATCGAGGGGATCACCCACTCCATCTGCACCCTGGAGTTCGAGGACCACCGGCCCCTCTACGACTGGGTCCTGGACGTCCTCAAGACCCCGCACCACCCCCAGCAGATCGAGTTCGCCCGGCTGAACCTCACCTACACGGTGATGAGCAAGCGACGCCTCCTGGCCCTGGTCCAAGAGGGGATCGTCGCGGGCTGGGACGACCCGCGGATGCCCACGCTGGCGGGCATGCGCCGCCGCGGCTACCCGCCCGAGGCCATCCGCGACTTCTGCGAGCGGATCGGCCTGGCCAAGGTCAACAGCACCGTCGACTTCGCCCTCCTGGAGCACTGCGTGCGCGAGTACCTCAACCGCCGGGCCCCGCGGGTGATGACCGTCCTGCGCCCCCTGAAGCTGACGCTGGTGAACTACCCCGAGGACCGGGTGGAGATGCTGGAGGCCGTCAACAACCCGGAGGACCCCGAGGCCGGCACCCGGCAGGTCCCCTTCTCCCGTGAGGTCTGGATCGAGCGGGACGACTTCCGGGAGGACCCGCCCAGGCAGTTCTTCCGCCTGGCGCCGGGCCGGGAGATCCGCCTCAAGCACGCCTACATCGTCAAGTGCGAGGAGGTGGTCAAGGACCCCGCCACCGGCGAGGTGGTGGAACTCCGGTGCACGTACGACCCGGCCACCCGGGGCGGCGACACCCCCGACAAGCGCGTGGTGAAAGGCACGGCCCACTGGGTCAGTGCCGCCCACGCCGTGGACGCCGAGGTGCGGCTCTACGACCAGCTCTTCACCGTCCCCTTCCCCGGCGAGCCGGAGGGGACCGACTACCGGACCCAGGTCAACCCGGCCTCCCTGGAGGTCCTCCGGGGCTGCAAAGCGGAGCCGGGGCTCGCCGCCGCCGCGCCGGGGAGCCGTTTCCAGTTCCTGCGCCAGGGCTACTTCACCGTCGACCGGGACTCGACCCCGGACCGGCCCGTGTTCAACCGGACCGCGACGCTGAAGGACTCCTGGGCGAAGATTGAGAAGAAAGGCTGTTAG